Proteins from a single region of Azospira inquinata:
- a CDS encoding enoyl-CoA hydratase/isomerase family protein: MTGSILLAREANVATVTLSNPQKLNALNFSMWEELARTMAELSQDQSLRCVVLRGEGEAFAAGGDIEEFLTHRATLEQALHYHGQVAEALDGVRNCPHPTVALIQGPCIGGGLEIAGNCDLRIAAASSKFGAPINRLGFSMYPGEMSGLLALAGPAVMAEILLEGRILTAEEAQQKGLLTRVVPDAQLEAEVKATTLRIVAGAPLVARWHKQWIRRLQENRPLSEAEKAASFAFLDTEDYRTGLTAFLEKRKPEFKGR; the protein is encoded by the coding sequence ATGACCGGAAGTATTCTCCTGGCCCGTGAGGCCAATGTCGCCACCGTTACCCTCTCCAACCCCCAAAAGCTCAACGCCCTGAACTTCTCCATGTGGGAAGAACTGGCCCGCACCATGGCCGAACTGAGCCAGGACCAGAGCCTGCGCTGTGTGGTGCTGCGCGGAGAAGGGGAAGCCTTCGCCGCCGGCGGAGACATCGAAGAATTTCTCACCCATCGGGCCACCCTGGAACAGGCCCTCCATTATCACGGCCAGGTGGCGGAAGCCCTGGACGGGGTGCGCAACTGTCCCCATCCCACCGTGGCCCTGATCCAGGGGCCCTGCATCGGTGGCGGCCTGGAAATCGCCGGCAACTGCGACCTGCGCATTGCCGCCGCTTCTTCCAAATTTGGCGCCCCCATCAATCGCCTGGGTTTTTCCATGTATCCGGGGGAAATGTCCGGCCTGCTGGCCCTGGCCGGTCCCGCCGTGATGGCCGAGATTCTCCTGGAAGGCCGTATCCTGACGGCGGAAGAGGCCCAGCAGAAAGGACTGCTCACCCGGGTGGTGCCTGACGCCCAGCTGGAAGCGGAGGTGAAAGCGACCACCCTGCGCATCGTCGCCGGCGCCCCCCTGGTGGCCCGCTGGCACAAGCAGTGGATTCGCCGCCTGCAGGAAAACCGGCCCCTCTCTGAGGCGGAAAAAGCCGCCTCCTTCGCCTTTCTGGACACGGAAGATTACCGCACGGGGCTCACCGCTTTCCTGGAAAAGCGGAAGCCCGAATTCAAAGGCCGCTAG
- a CDS encoding GntR family transcriptional regulator: MNAIRIAQPALYEEVAERLRERIFAHELPPGTWIDEQALAEDYGISRTPLREALKVLAAEGLVTLKPRRGCYVTELSVDDIQEIFPIIAMLEGRCAYEATQKATATDHEKLEQFQKVLEQACLDNDIPAYFQANQDFHVELQSIAGNRWLLLVIQDLRKVLKLSRFQSLSVDGRLKKSMEEHRELMAAIKGKDPVHAEEVMRRHLLAGSEAMIKAASR; encoded by the coding sequence ATGAACGCCATCCGGATTGCCCAACCAGCCCTCTACGAGGAAGTCGCAGAGCGCTTGCGTGAGCGCATTTTTGCCCACGAACTCCCCCCGGGAACCTGGATTGACGAACAGGCTCTGGCCGAAGACTACGGTATTTCCCGCACCCCCCTGCGGGAAGCGCTGAAAGTGCTGGCCGCCGAGGGCCTGGTCACCCTGAAGCCCCGCCGGGGCTGCTACGTCACCGAATTGTCGGTGGACGACATCCAGGAAATTTTCCCCATCATCGCCATGCTGGAAGGTCGCTGCGCCTATGAAGCGACCCAGAAAGCCACGGCCACCGACCACGAGAAACTGGAGCAGTTCCAGAAGGTGCTGGAGCAGGCCTGCCTGGATAACGACATCCCGGCCTATTTCCAAGCCAACCAGGATTTCCATGTGGAACTGCAAAGCATCGCCGGCAACCGCTGGCTGCTGCTGGTCATTCAGGACCTGCGCAAGGTGCTTAAGCTATCCCGCTTCCAGTCCCTGTCCGTGGATGGCCGCCTGAAAAAATCCATGGAGGAACATCGGGAGCTCATGGCCGCCATCAAGGGCAAGGACCCGGTCCATGCCGAAGAGGTCATGCGCCGGCACCTGCTGGCAGGCAGCGAGGCTATGATCAAAGCCGCTTCCCGCTGA
- a CDS encoding VOC family protein has product MSQRPFKVLGVQQIAIGGPSKDRLRTLWVDMFGLDITGNFQSERENVDEDICAMGKGPFKVEVDLMQPMDPEKKPAVHTTPLNHVGLWIDDLPKAVEWLTAQGVRFAPGGIRKGAAGFDICFLHPKANDQFPIAGEGVLIEMVQAPQEVIDAFAKLAA; this is encoded by the coding sequence ATGAGTCAGCGTCCCTTCAAGGTTCTCGGCGTTCAACAAATTGCCATTGGCGGCCCTTCCAAGGACCGGCTGCGCACCCTCTGGGTGGACATGTTCGGCCTGGACATCACCGGCAATTTCCAAAGCGAACGGGAAAACGTGGATGAGGACATCTGCGCCATGGGCAAGGGCCCCTTCAAGGTGGAAGTGGATCTGATGCAGCCCATGGACCCGGAAAAGAAGCCCGCCGTCCACACCACCCCCCTGAACCACGTGGGCCTGTGGATCGATGACCTGCCCAAGGCCGTGGAATGGCTCACCGCCCAGGGTGTGCGCTTCGCGCCCGGGGGCATCCGTAAAGGCGCCGCCGGTTTCGACATCTGCTTCCTCCACCCCAAGGCCAATGACCAGTTCCCCATCGCCGGGGAAGGGGTGCTGATCGAAATGGTGCAAGCCCCCCAGGAAGTTATCGACGCCTTCGCCAAACTGGCCGCCTAA